Proteins encoded in a region of the Desulfosoma sp. genome:
- a CDS encoding ribonuclease D yields MRPYILIESDPKLHETIHKLLACPRIAVDTESNGYHAYHERVCLIQISTDQDDYIIDILSITRPDCLSNLFADPAVEKIFHAASNDIGALKRDFQFTFRHVFDTAIACKLLGEKRLGLSHVLEAHFQVQLDKKWQRCDWGIRPLKDSQLHYARLDTHYLIPLRDKLHDALVRRNLWAQAQEAFAKVCDQAPPRERFPSNGYERLQGSRSLSRRARAVLREVYAFRDATARRLDRAPFRVLPNEALIRLAQRMPKTMEELRTIKGLPQSFKTGLQARQLLDVIHEALQTHDSTSPKECPREGSA; encoded by the coding sequence ATGCGTCCTTATATTCTCATTGAATCGGACCCGAAGCTCCATGAAACGATCCATAAACTCCTTGCGTGCCCTCGTATCGCTGTGGATACAGAATCCAACGGCTATCATGCCTATCACGAAAGGGTGTGCTTAATCCAGATTTCCACGGATCAGGACGATTACATCATCGACATTCTAAGCATCACCCGCCCGGATTGCTTGTCAAATCTTTTTGCCGATCCGGCCGTGGAAAAGATTTTTCATGCGGCGTCCAACGATATCGGGGCCCTTAAAAGGGATTTTCAGTTCACCTTTCGCCATGTTTTTGACACCGCCATAGCTTGTAAGCTCTTAGGGGAAAAACGCTTGGGCCTTTCCCATGTTCTTGAAGCTCATTTTCAGGTGCAGCTTGACAAAAAATGGCAACGTTGCGACTGGGGTATACGCCCCTTGAAGGATTCCCAACTCCATTACGCTCGATTGGATACCCACTACCTCATTCCCTTACGGGACAAACTCCATGACGCTTTGGTTCGCCGTAATTTATGGGCTCAAGCCCAAGAAGCGTTCGCCAAAGTCTGTGACCAGGCTCCTCCCCGAGAACGCTTTCCCTCCAACGGCTATGAGCGACTGCAGGGCTCTCGAAGCCTTTCTCGTAGAGCCAGAGCCGTCCTTCGTGAAGTGTATGCCTTTCGAGATGCCACCGCCAGAAGGTTGGACCGAGCTCCATTTCGTGTGCTCCCCAACGAAGCTCTGATTCGGTTGGCGCAACGCATGCCCAAAACCATGGAAGAACTTCGCACGATCAAAGGGTTGCCTCAGTCCTTTAAAACCGGCCTTCAAGCTCGCCAGCTCTTGGACGTGATTCATGAAGCTCTGCAAACCCACGACAGTACTTCCCCCAAAGAATGTCCTCGTGAAGGCAGCGCTTGA
- a CDS encoding DMT family transporter codes for MDQNTKGYLAAATACVIWGGSFVATKVALLTFTPHLLLALRFAMAASFLVPTFMFFRREKLCLRDLGLFCLLGLMEPGLYYLCETRGLLYTTASVASLIIGSIPVFVMLLASIFLKEPVHAKTGFGIAMTLLGIAFLVHKDLDASSVGPAPLQGNLLILGAALCASIYTIVSRSLSARYRPMTLTTIQATFATTFFTLLTLLDDSQPVTGPLMVPAVISVLFLGVFATLGAFWLYNFSLSILPASQVAVMINLIPLVTVLCARVILNETLAWAQLVGALFILMGVRVSTLSEQGSVSGALSKKLQAWVSKSRGAYGCFSLVTSQQHVDGSSPAIPCSRTGKGQH; via the coding sequence ATGGATCAGAACACGAAAGGTTATTTAGCGGCAGCAACGGCATGCGTGATTTGGGGAGGTTCCTTTGTGGCCACCAAGGTGGCTCTGCTCACCTTTACACCTCACCTGTTACTCGCTCTGCGTTTTGCCATGGCGGCCTCGTTTCTGGTGCCAACTTTCATGTTTTTTCGAAGGGAAAAACTGTGTCTGCGTGACCTGGGACTCTTTTGCCTTTTAGGTCTCATGGAACCTGGTTTGTACTATCTTTGTGAAACTCGAGGACTCCTTTACACGACCGCTTCCGTGGCTTCACTCATTATCGGCTCCATTCCCGTTTTTGTGATGCTTTTGGCCTCCATTTTCTTAAAAGAACCCGTGCATGCCAAAACGGGTTTCGGTATCGCCATGACCCTTTTAGGAATCGCCTTTCTTGTGCATAAAGATTTGGATGCTTCGTCGGTAGGACCGGCCCCCCTTCAAGGCAATCTTCTTATCCTGGGTGCGGCTCTGTGCGCTTCGATCTACACTATTGTCAGCCGATCCTTGAGTGCACGGTATCGGCCCATGACCTTGACAACCATTCAGGCGACCTTCGCCACAACCTTTTTCACTTTGTTGACTCTTCTCGACGACTCCCAGCCTGTGACCGGACCCCTTATGGTTCCTGCGGTCATCAGTGTTCTGTTCTTGGGGGTGTTTGCCACCCTAGGAGCTTTTTGGCTTTACAATTTTTCTTTGAGTATCCTTCCGGCATCTCAGGTGGCCGTGATGATCAACCTCATTCCGCTGGTCACGGTGCTATGTGCTCGCGTAATCCTGAACGAAACCTTGGCTTGGGCTCAGCTGGTGGGCGCCCTTTTCATCCTCATGGGTGTGCGCGTCAGCACGTTGTCGGAACAGGGATCCGTGAGCGGAGCCCTTTCCAAGAAACTGCAAGCATGGGTTTCAAAGAGCCGGGGTGCGTACGGGTGTTTTTCCCTTGTGACGTCGCAACAACACGTAGACGGCTCCAGCCCCGCCATCCCATGTTCTCGCACTGGCAAAGGCCAGCACTAG
- the ade gene encoding adenine deaminase: MPFGNHATMVDGETLTEFIAVARGQKPAELCLKNVQIVNVWASEVLCGDLAVHRGRIAGWGKYQGVQEIPLDGAYVAPGFIDAHLHLESTLLCPHEFAAAVVPHGTTAVVLDPHEIANVLGLRGVRALMQACEGLPLDFFFMLPSCVPAAPLDPSGAVLRGSDLHTLRGHPRVLGLAEMMNFPGVLARDPDVLEKIVLFQDTLMDGHCPGLTDRDLNAYLACGIHSDHETTALKEAQEKLSKGMILMIREGSQSKDMAALLDAVTDSSWPRCLFVSDDRHPTDLLHQGHMDAIVNRAMALGLSPIRAIALASWNPAHLFGLRRRGALAPGYIADFSVSPTLNPWQPTMVFKEGLLVSRNGCLCHPQKPPKDKLLQAMPSPMAVQDVDPSRLRVPATGKNLRVIGLREDSLITDHLHLPATIENGVAVCDPTRDLLKIVVYNRYVAYEGAAQPAIGFVKGFGLREGALAATVAHDAHHLIAVGASDEAITHAVRAVVKSRGGLTVSDGQGVVAHMPLPLAGLMSLEPLKEVCGALENVTKAAQALGCPLKHPFMALSFLALPVIPALKMSSQGLVDVERFEVVPLFE; encoded by the coding sequence ATGCCTTTCGGGAATCATGCCACCATGGTGGATGGGGAAACCCTGACCGAATTCATCGCCGTCGCCCGTGGTCAGAAACCAGCCGAACTGTGTTTGAAAAACGTCCAAATCGTCAATGTCTGGGCGAGTGAAGTTCTGTGCGGAGATCTCGCCGTGCATCGAGGACGGATAGCAGGCTGGGGCAAATACCAAGGCGTTCAGGAGATACCCCTGGACGGGGCTTATGTGGCGCCCGGCTTCATCGACGCTCATCTGCACTTGGAAAGCACACTTCTCTGCCCCCATGAATTTGCTGCCGCCGTGGTGCCTCACGGCACGACGGCCGTTGTGCTGGATCCTCATGAAATCGCCAACGTTTTAGGTCTTAGGGGTGTTCGTGCTCTTATGCAGGCGTGTGAAGGATTGCCTTTGGATTTTTTTTTCATGCTTCCAAGCTGTGTTCCGGCAGCGCCATTGGATCCTTCGGGAGCCGTTCTACGAGGAAGCGACCTGCACACCCTTCGAGGCCATCCAAGGGTCTTGGGCTTGGCGGAAATGATGAATTTTCCCGGAGTGCTCGCCCGCGATCCCGATGTTCTGGAAAAGATCGTCCTTTTCCAGGACACCCTCATGGACGGTCATTGCCCGGGCCTGACGGATCGAGATCTTAACGCTTATCTTGCCTGCGGCATTCATTCGGATCATGAAACCACGGCGCTCAAGGAAGCTCAGGAAAAGCTTTCCAAGGGTATGATCCTTATGATTCGAGAAGGCAGCCAGTCCAAGGATATGGCCGCTCTGCTGGACGCCGTGACCGACAGCTCCTGGCCTCGTTGCCTTTTCGTGTCCGACGACCGACATCCCACGGATCTCTTGCACCAGGGACACATGGACGCCATCGTGAACCGTGCCATGGCCCTGGGCCTAAGCCCTATTCGAGCCATCGCTCTGGCTTCATGGAATCCCGCCCATCTTTTCGGCCTTCGACGACGAGGAGCCCTGGCGCCTGGGTACATCGCCGATTTTTCGGTAAGTCCGACCTTGAATCCTTGGCAACCTACAATGGTTTTTAAAGAGGGCCTTCTTGTGTCTCGTAACGGATGCTTGTGCCACCCTCAAAAACCCCCCAAAGACAAGCTGCTCCAAGCCATGCCCAGCCCCATGGCCGTTCAAGACGTGGATCCAAGCCGGCTTCGCGTTCCCGCTACAGGAAAAAATCTGCGAGTCATCGGATTGCGCGAAGATAGTCTCATCACGGATCACCTGCATCTTCCAGCCACCATAGAAAACGGAGTGGCAGTCTGTGACCCCACACGGGATCTTTTGAAGATTGTGGTCTACAACCGTTACGTCGCTTACGAAGGAGCCGCTCAGCCCGCCATAGGTTTTGTGAAAGGATTTGGGTTAAGAGAGGGGGCCTTGGCCGCGACGGTAGCTCACGATGCTCATCATTTGATCGCCGTGGGAGCCAGCGATGAAGCCATAACCCATGCGGTGCGGGCTGTGGTGAAAAGCCGTGGAGGATTAACCGTCAGCGATGGTCAGGGTGTCGTCGCGCACATGCCCTTGCCTCTTGCCGGGCTTATGAGCTTGGAGCCCCTAAAAGAAGTGTGTGGAGCTCTGGAAAATGTCACAAAGGCGGCCCAGGCTTTGGGCTGCCCCCTAAAACATCCCTTTATGGCCTTGTCTTTCCTCGCACTGCCGGTTATTCCGGCACTCAAGATGAGTTCCCAAGGTTTGGTGGATGTGGAAAGGTTTGAAGTGGTTCCTTTGTTTGAGTAA
- a CDS encoding ferritin family protein — protein MSVLTCRSFDDVVNFAIKKEELAMDFYQKCAEKAKNPGIKEFFLEMVEEEKRHRELLKGLDPAGLEDFKLDKVEDLKISDYLMDVPFREDMTYQEALTLAMKKEEKAHAFYSAWKEKCMHEKTAKVFEMLAQEEIKHKRKIEEIYDDQILSWD, from the coding sequence ATGTCCGTCTTGACCTGTCGATCCTTTGATGACGTGGTAAACTTCGCGATCAAAAAAGAAGAATTGGCCATGGATTTTTATCAAAAGTGCGCCGAAAAGGCTAAAAATCCGGGCATCAAAGAATTTTTTCTTGAAATGGTCGAAGAAGAAAAAAGGCATCGCGAACTCCTGAAAGGGCTGGATCCTGCCGGGTTGGAAGATTTCAAGCTGGATAAGGTCGAAGATCTCAAGATCAGCGACTATCTCATGGATGTGCCTTTTCGAGAGGATATGACCTACCAGGAAGCCCTCACGCTGGCCATGAAAAAAGAAGAAAAGGCGCATGCCTTTTACAGTGCTTGGAAAGAAAAGTGCATGCACGAGAAAACGGCCAAAGTTTTTGAGATGCTGGCGCAGGAAGAAATCAAACACAAGAGAAAGATCGAGGAAATTTACGACGACCAGATTCTCAGCTGGGATTGA
- a CDS encoding Smr/MutS family protein encodes MKHKKGRWNAQDDFPETPPKAAEPIKEPESEETLFLKAVSDVKPWPKEHRERIPPQGPTHGFPRFAMHEDWEVLAHLADLVSGESKFSVHYSDEYMDGAVIGLNPSILKRLRNGDFSYQDHVDLHGLTRQEAQMTVTDFILRSHTQGARCVLIICGRGLNSKDKEPVLKRELVVWLTRAPLKRLVLAFASARTWDGGAGAVYVLLRRHKGKTPVRTPAL; translated from the coding sequence GTGAAACACAAGAAGGGTCGATGGAATGCTCAGGACGACTTTCCTGAGACGCCCCCAAAGGCCGCAGAGCCGATCAAGGAACCGGAAAGTGAAGAGACTCTTTTCCTGAAAGCCGTTTCAGATGTGAAGCCTTGGCCTAAGGAACACCGGGAACGTATTCCTCCTCAAGGGCCGACACACGGTTTTCCGCGTTTTGCCATGCATGAAGACTGGGAGGTGCTGGCCCATCTGGCGGATCTTGTCAGTGGAGAAAGCAAATTTTCCGTGCATTACTCGGACGAGTACATGGACGGAGCGGTGATCGGCTTAAACCCGAGTATTCTTAAAAGGCTTCGTAACGGGGATTTCAGCTACCAAGATCATGTGGACCTGCACGGACTCACTCGCCAAGAAGCTCAGATGACCGTAACCGATTTCATCCTGCGCAGCCACACTCAAGGCGCCCGATGCGTGCTCATCATTTGCGGCCGTGGGCTGAATTCCAAGGATAAAGAACCCGTCTTGAAACGAGAACTGGTGGTGTGGTTGACTCGAGCTCCGCTCAAACGCCTAGTGCTGGCCTTTGCCAGTGCGAGAACATGGGATGGCGGGGCTGGAGCCGTCTACGTGTTGTTGCGACGTCACAAGGGAAAAACACCCGTACGCACCCCGGCTCTTTGA
- a CDS encoding DEAD/DEAH box helicase family protein — MRKIHTFRYLDQGYRGYQDFHQGAESPMAAKLLKIYVAEQVRFPVSDVSPQVMRRIQDRLVFTNPEYEQRHLRGEWIGGIPPQIHCLKKLGSSYVVPRGFLDQLLDLCRKFQQPYKIFDNRRLLASVPMEFHGQLKEYQLQAAEEILERDAATLLGGYKSGKTVIALYVIAQRKQPTLVLIPRMDLLEGWLTKIVNFLQIPLEEIGIFVQGLHKMGERITVAHTAEMMKVWRKVKENVGFVVLDECQRSPAKVLTQLIPNFDSRYLLGLCNATQRYDLLSRFVFLYMGDVVYSINEQDAREGRGILRAQVVARPTGFDYPYQSRDDYVPMLQALMSDEERTRIIVNDIEAELEVAEGPLVVVSGGEEQTETLRAQLNQRGIEVHIPECRWEERRDHEEEELDTDEDQARGWLENFPQGPAVVIMKADDLLRCYRHVIMEVLFLAVPLFFKKNVTQALRALLMSCGGHGGNGSGASSNGRRVKIYDYVDQKIGLFENYFRMRSYNYGVHPDILLNNN; from the coding sequence ATGCGGAAAATTCATACTTTTCGATATCTTGATCAAGGCTATCGCGGTTATCAGGACTTCCATCAGGGTGCTGAAAGTCCCATGGCGGCTAAGCTTCTCAAAATTTACGTGGCCGAGCAGGTTCGGTTTCCCGTAAGTGACGTTTCGCCTCAGGTCATGCGAAGGATACAGGATCGGCTCGTTTTTACCAATCCTGAATATGAGCAGAGGCATCTCAGAGGGGAATGGATCGGAGGGATTCCGCCCCAGATTCATTGTCTAAAAAAATTGGGTTCCAGCTACGTGGTGCCTCGAGGCTTTTTGGATCAGCTGTTGGATCTGTGCCGCAAGTTTCAGCAGCCATACAAGATTTTTGACAATCGACGATTGTTGGCATCGGTGCCCATGGAATTTCACGGGCAGTTGAAAGAGTATCAGCTTCAGGCGGCGGAAGAGATTTTGGAACGCGATGCGGCCACCCTTCTCGGCGGCTATAAGAGCGGCAAGACGGTCATTGCCCTCTATGTGATAGCTCAGCGCAAGCAGCCCACCCTGGTGCTCATTCCTCGTATGGATCTTCTGGAAGGATGGCTCACCAAGATTGTCAATTTCCTACAGATTCCTTTGGAGGAAATCGGCATTTTTGTTCAGGGTCTGCACAAGATGGGGGAACGCATCACGGTGGCCCATACGGCTGAAATGATGAAGGTTTGGAGGAAGGTCAAGGAAAACGTGGGTTTTGTGGTTTTAGACGAATGTCAAAGAAGTCCGGCCAAGGTGCTTACTCAGTTGATTCCCAACTTCGATAGTCGTTACCTGCTGGGATTGTGCAACGCCACACAGCGTTATGATTTGCTGTCGCGTTTTGTCTTTCTTTACATGGGTGATGTGGTTTACTCGATCAATGAGCAGGATGCACGGGAAGGTCGTGGTATTCTTCGAGCCCAGGTGGTGGCTCGCCCCACCGGTTTTGACTATCCGTACCAGAGTCGAGACGACTACGTGCCCATGTTGCAGGCCTTGATGAGTGATGAAGAACGTACACGTATCATTGTCAACGATATTGAAGCGGAGCTTGAGGTGGCTGAAGGTCCTCTTGTGGTGGTTTCCGGAGGAGAAGAGCAGACCGAGACGCTTCGAGCTCAGTTGAACCAACGGGGTATTGAAGTGCATATTCCAGAATGCCGGTGGGAAGAGCGCAGGGATCATGAGGAAGAGGAACTGGATACAGATGAAGATCAGGCCCGTGGGTGGTTAGAAAATTTTCCTCAGGGTCCGGCCGTCGTGATCATGAAAGCCGATGATCTTTTACGCTGCTATCGGCATGTGATCATGGAGGTGCTTTTCTTGGCTGTGCCTCTGTTTTTCAAAAAGAACGTGACACAGGCTCTTCGGGCCCTGTTGATGTCTTGCGGTGGTCATGGAGGCAACGGTTCCGGGGCTTCTTCCAATGGGCGGCGTGTCAAGATCTATGACTACGTGGATCAGAAAATCGGCCTTTTTGAAAACTATTTCCGCATGCGCAGCTACAATTACGGAGTCCACCCCGACATTCTTCTCAATAACAATTAA
- a CDS encoding YcaO-like family protein, translating to MHLDSRIKLQNCFKIFRHDQEKARAPQETVQWVRRRLENLNMRILAKTMRIDTGRLNIPVYISLCGPDASALTGTKKQMGKGATPAQAEASALMELIERFSFFSFIHGQEFLTACLKELHGPATSLEVLLKSVHDTKTPLDRAKIFLDTCPLRWVPGRNLTDDQDQWIPIDWFYLINEYNGPAAGNTLEEAVLQGLCEVVERHVGSVISHDRLITPAIDLKSVHDEAATELLEKFERCGIRLFVRDFSLDTGIPTVGVLAYDPETFPQRSEIVFTAGTTSHPAKSLCRALTEVAQLAGDFENRTTYRPTLPKYETLQEARYLMESKGTVPLQALPDLSHDNLHVEIQRAVESLARLDWPVLVVNVTHEALQVPSVYVIVPGAHFLDHTRHTDFPQHMARTVLRSLDADEALKQLKRLTDLFGPRFDLTFFTAHALERLEHFEDALALFERSLSQKPDPQEIASIYVHIASCHKSLERYEAALEALKEAEKWNPSLKEIYNLRGFCFYRLKKHHEAIEAFEKAIEIDPGSAIDYANIGSNLRELGHFQEALRLYEMALELDPSLDFARENVHRLRAGLSATFSPSP from the coding sequence ATGCATCTTGATTCCCGTATCAAACTGCAAAACTGCTTCAAGATCTTTCGCCATGATCAGGAAAAAGCTCGAGCCCCCCAAGAAACAGTGCAATGGGTTCGCCGACGGTTGGAAAACCTCAACATGCGTATTCTTGCCAAAACAATGCGTATCGATACTGGGCGTCTCAACATCCCCGTCTACATCAGTCTGTGCGGGCCCGATGCATCCGCTTTGACAGGGACCAAGAAGCAGATGGGTAAAGGTGCCACTCCAGCCCAGGCTGAAGCCAGCGCCCTCATGGAACTCATAGAAAGATTCAGTTTTTTTTCCTTCATTCACGGGCAAGAGTTCCTCACGGCCTGCCTGAAAGAATTGCACGGCCCGGCCACATCACTCGAAGTGCTTCTCAAGTCCGTCCACGACACGAAAACCCCTTTGGATCGTGCCAAAATCTTTCTGGATACATGCCCTCTGCGATGGGTGCCGGGACGAAACCTTACGGATGATCAGGATCAATGGATTCCCATCGACTGGTTTTATCTCATCAACGAATACAATGGACCTGCGGCGGGAAACACGCTGGAAGAAGCCGTGTTGCAGGGTTTATGCGAAGTGGTGGAGCGACACGTGGGTTCCGTGATTTCCCATGACCGTCTTATCACTCCGGCCATTGATCTTAAAAGCGTGCACGATGAGGCGGCCACCGAGCTGCTGGAAAAGTTTGAACGGTGCGGGATTCGTCTGTTCGTTCGCGACTTTTCCTTGGACACGGGCATTCCCACGGTGGGCGTGCTGGCCTATGATCCCGAAACCTTTCCACAACGCAGTGAAATCGTCTTCACGGCCGGCACCACGTCGCATCCCGCCAAATCCTTGTGTCGGGCCCTGACCGAAGTGGCACAGCTGGCCGGTGATTTTGAAAATCGCACCACCTACAGGCCCACGCTGCCCAAATACGAGACCCTTCAAGAAGCACGATATCTCATGGAATCCAAGGGCACCGTCCCCCTTCAGGCTTTGCCGGATCTAAGCCATGACAACCTTCACGTGGAAATTCAACGGGCTGTCGAAAGTCTTGCCCGTTTGGACTGGCCTGTCTTGGTGGTCAATGTGACCCATGAAGCTTTGCAGGTTCCAAGTGTTTACGTCATTGTTCCCGGAGCACATTTTTTGGATCACACTCGTCACACGGATTTCCCTCAACACATGGCTCGAACAGTCCTTCGAAGCTTGGATGCCGATGAAGCGCTCAAGCAACTTAAACGTCTAACGGATCTTTTCGGGCCACGTTTCGATCTTACCTTTTTCACCGCTCACGCCCTGGAACGTCTGGAACACTTTGAAGATGCCCTGGCTCTTTTTGAACGTTCGCTCTCCCAAAAGCCAGACCCGCAGGAAATCGCCAGCATCTATGTCCACATCGCTTCCTGTCACAAGAGTCTGGAACGCTACGAGGCGGCCCTGGAAGCTTTAAAGGAAGCGGAGAAATGGAACCCGAGCCTTAAGGAAATCTACAATCTCAGGGGTTTTTGCTTTTACCGGCTCAAGAAACACCATGAAGCCATCGAAGCCTTTGAAAAGGCCATTGAAATCGATCCCGGATCCGCCATCGACTATGCCAATATCGGATCCAACTTGAGGGAGCTAGGCCACTTTCAGGAAGCTTTGCGACTCTATGAGATGGCTCTGGAATTGGATCCATCCTTGGATTTTGCACGGGAGAATGTGCATCGACTACGAGCTGGGCTTTCCGCCACGTTTTCCCCTTCGCCATGA
- a CDS encoding pitrilysin family protein produces the protein MMGFHGWVSGLEAAPSSVPQSFLDQVLPSQGKDVFVTLRNGLTVLIRPRDDTDVVAAKVFVRAGSLYEGEKMGAGLSHYLEHVVAGGTTKSFTEEEARRRLEKLGGASNAYTSHDRTVYYITTSADHWRDALDLLLSYVTECTLDASQVAREKAVIQQEFKMGENDPSRQLWKLFMKTAYSIHPIRHPVIGYEDLFVQITRDDLVSYYTLRYQPQNMVLALVGHVDPQAVIDFVGEKTAQVTRTRWNTDVLPKEPSPMGRRWAEKPLPLARMVQAMVGFQSVSLSHEDVYALDVLAIVMGEGRTSRLYQRLKERDQAVLQVQAFHWTPSFVPGQFVVSMTLSPEHWPRVLSSLKHEIQKIQDKELADSEVEKAKKKVIAAHVFGKETAKEMAASLGSSYLDTGDPYFEDRYVERIRRVTKEDVRRAAKRYLVESGMTVAAVLPLKATDEAALEATASKAVGSKADGGKVRRKRLDNGLQVLLQEDHRFPFVTLQLYGIGGVLLEGPDEEGHAAMTASLLTAGTKKRSKLEISQALESVGGSISSGSQHNTYAVTAKVLKEDLPLALDVLADVVIHPTFPAQEVEKKKQETLLAIKKQDENWQTELVRFFRKHYFHTHPYRHDVLGTETSIRGITREAVQRFYTKMVVPQRAVLAIYGDFDADKLMPLLRKSFESWRPSGASSMPSVVSDTLVFQGIHVVEKNTDKTSLGLFVGTPGLDFKDPRVPVLDVLDAVLSGVGYPGGRLHSALRGGENDLVYVVHAFPFSGYRAGYFGVITQTTLKNASQVESIIHEHLDRISREPIGDEELERAKDMVVTMHLLGLESLESRARSAAVNELLGLGYDYPLRYPELVRAVTAHDVQALAQEILKDRLVVRAVPENPVEVLPEQMPSTNHVR, from the coding sequence GTGATGGGTTTCCACGGGTGGGTTTCCGGCCTTGAAGCGGCGCCGTCTTCTGTGCCGCAGTCTTTTCTGGACCAGGTCCTGCCTTCTCAGGGCAAAGATGTTTTTGTCACCCTACGCAATGGACTGACGGTGCTCATTCGTCCTCGTGACGATACCGATGTGGTCGCCGCCAAGGTTTTTGTTCGAGCTGGATCACTCTATGAAGGGGAGAAAATGGGCGCCGGTTTATCCCATTATCTGGAACATGTGGTGGCTGGCGGAACCACCAAGTCTTTCACGGAAGAAGAAGCACGACGGCGGCTTGAAAAGTTGGGAGGGGCTTCCAATGCTTATACGAGTCATGATCGAACCGTTTATTACATCACCACTTCGGCGGATCACTGGCGTGATGCTCTAGATTTGCTGTTGTCGTACGTGACCGAGTGCACTCTGGATGCTTCTCAGGTGGCGCGGGAAAAAGCCGTCATTCAACAGGAATTCAAAATGGGCGAAAACGATCCTTCAAGGCAGCTCTGGAAGCTCTTCATGAAAACGGCCTATTCCATCCATCCGATACGGCATCCGGTCATCGGTTATGAGGATCTTTTTGTTCAAATCACTCGAGACGATCTGGTGTCCTACTACACCCTTCGGTATCAACCTCAGAACATGGTCTTGGCTCTGGTCGGGCATGTGGATCCCCAGGCGGTCATCGATTTTGTTGGTGAGAAAACGGCTCAAGTCACAAGAACACGTTGGAACACCGATGTTTTGCCAAAGGAACCCTCGCCCATGGGACGCCGCTGGGCGGAAAAACCTCTACCCTTGGCCCGTATGGTTCAAGCCATGGTAGGATTTCAGTCTGTGTCTCTGAGTCATGAGGACGTCTATGCTCTGGACGTCTTGGCCATTGTGATGGGCGAAGGACGCACAAGCCGCCTGTATCAGAGGCTTAAAGAACGGGATCAGGCCGTGCTTCAGGTTCAAGCCTTTCATTGGACACCCTCCTTTGTTCCGGGTCAGTTTGTGGTTTCCATGACTCTTTCACCGGAGCATTGGCCTCGTGTCTTGAGCAGCCTGAAGCATGAAATCCAAAAGATTCAGGACAAAGAACTCGCCGACTCCGAAGTGGAAAAGGCGAAAAAGAAGGTGATCGCCGCGCATGTGTTCGGCAAGGAAACCGCCAAGGAGATGGCCGCATCCTTGGGCTCGTCCTATCTGGACACGGGCGATCCTTACTTTGAGGACCGGTATGTGGAAAGAATTCGGCGGGTGACTAAGGAAGATGTGCGTCGAGCGGCGAAGCGCTATCTCGTGGAATCAGGAATGACCGTTGCCGCCGTTTTGCCCCTGAAGGCGACCGACGAGGCGGCGTTGGAAGCAACGGCATCAAAGGCTGTCGGCTCGAAAGCTGATGGTGGCAAAGTTCGGCGCAAGAGATTGGACAACGGCCTTCAGGTGCTTCTCCAAGAAGATCATAGATTTCCTTTTGTGACCTTGCAGCTTTACGGCATCGGCGGTGTCCTTTTGGAAGGGCCGGACGAAGAAGGCCACGCCGCCATGACGGCCTCCTTGCTCACGGCTGGAACAAAGAAGCGAAGCAAACTGGAGATTTCTCAAGCTCTGGAGTCGGTAGGAGGCAGTATCTCCAGTGGATCTCAACACAACACCTATGCGGTGACCGCCAAAGTCCTTAAAGAAGATCTTCCCTTGGCTCTGGACGTGCTGGCCGATGTGGTGATTCATCCCACCTTTCCAGCTCAGGAAGTGGAAAAGAAGAAGCAGGAAACCTTGTTGGCCATTAAGAAACAGGATGAGAATTGGCAAACGGAACTGGTGCGGTTCTTCAGGAAGCATTACTTTCACACTCACCCGTATCGGCATGACGTTCTCGGTACTGAAACCTCTATTCGAGGGATCACGAGGGAGGCTGTGCAGCGTTTTTACACCAAGATGGTGGTACCGCAGAGGGCCGTTTTGGCGATCTATGGGGATTTTGACGCGGATAAGCTGATGCCGTTGTTACGAAAGTCTTTTGAATCCTGGCGTCCCTCTGGTGCTTCCTCAATGCCTTCCGTGGTTTCGGATACCCTGGTGTTTCAGGGCATTCATGTGGTGGAAAAAAACACCGACAAAACGTCCCTAGGGCTTTTCGTGGGGACTCCGGGTCTGGATTTTAAGGATCCGCGTGTCCCCGTGCTGGATGTTTTGGACGCTGTGCTGTCCGGAGTGGGGTATCCCGGAGGGCGCTTGCACAGCGCTCTACGCGGCGGAGAAAACGATCTGGTGTATGTGGTGCATGCTTTTCCTTTCAGCGGATACCGTGCGGGATACTTCGGCGTGATCACTCAGACCACGCTGAAAAATGCATCTCAGGTGGAATCCATCATTCATGAGCACTTGGACCGGATAAGTCGGGAACCCATCGGTGACGAAGAACTGGAGCGAGCCAAGGATATGGTCGTCACCATGCATCTGCTCGGGTTGGAAAGTTTGGAATCCCGAGCACGAAGCGCCGCCGTGAACGAACTTCTCGGCCTAGGCTATGATTATCCTTTGAGGTATCCCGAACTGGTTCGTGCTGTGACAGCCCATGATGTTCAAGCCCTTGCCCAAGAAATACTGAAAGACAGGCTTGTCGTGCGTGCGGTTCCCGAAAATCCTGTGGAAGTTTTGCCGGAACAGATGCCTTCCACAAACCACGTGCGCTAA